GGCAGGCTCGTAAAACTTTGTTTCCGTTCAGCGCTGCATGCATGGTCGCATGGACTGTAGTAACTCTGTAGGCAACTTATTGGTCAGACTGGCCCACTGGTTCGTGCGCATCTTTGAGACCTTGACCGCTTGGACCACGTCGGACGGTCGCCGTGGCACACGACCAATCAACGGCTCAGGTGCCCGGTCTTGAACCTCCAAACAAGATAATAAAATTTTGGCAGAAAACGCCTCCAATTTTTGAGATACTAGTATTTGATttaaaaaattgtgaaaaaatattcttttttccttcaaaaaagaTTCTTTTAATTCAAATCCATGATAGTATAGTTTCTGAATTTTGAGAAAAGCGTTTCAGTAGTATTTTTTTCCCCTTCGGTGAACCGCGAACTGTGTTTCGTTTCGCCACGCTTTTTTTTTACCACCGTAAATTTCCTCATGCACCCGAGCCTCTGCGCGCGGAGCCTACGCGCTAGCGAGATGGTCGGTGAATAGCAATATTCCTGACGCTGTCTCCTACTGATATGACGCCACCAGAACATGTACCGCCCGCTTGTACTCAAATAAAATTCGATGACTTCTAGTACTTTTGTTCTGCACTGCCGTAGCAACTGACCCAGGTGTCACTTAAAAATCTGCTGCCTCTCTTTCGATTATTGAAAGCTTAGTATAGTTTATGGATCGTTATTAAAAGCTGGCCAGGGTTACTAAAAGATGGCCGGTAAAAAGTCAGTAGTTGTTTGGATCCCTTCAACTAAAAAAATGGTTGAGTTGTTACTTTTGAGTGTTTAGTGTACCTTTTTACATGCATTATCTGAAATAGATGGCTCCTCCAGCTTAGAGCTAACATATCCGGTGTTACCACCTTTTAGATGTTATCGTATTACCAAATATGATTACACTTAAATCTGTGCATAcaaaatttattcaaaaataaaatttatttaagtTTTAAATGTTTGCGTACTCTATTCATTTATATTTTTGGAGGAATTTTTTTCTATGAATTCTTGATGCACCTATGTAGATGCTATTAAATTTGATAACACGGTAACATCTAAATTGGTGGTAACATTAGATATGTTCTCGGTTGCTAAAACAAGCTCTAGATGGTCCAAACGGTCTAATTTATAGCCTGCTTAACCATCCAACTTACTATGAAATGCTATCCTGTTTAGATCAGCCAGAGCTTGTAAaaataatttatctttttttttgaaaaaaaaatctcagctGACATAAACACGACCTTAATATTCATGTGCCACGAATCCTGATACTCTTGTGACgcctaaagttttttttttttttgaaaggctgAAGGCAGTGTTACCCTGCGGGGCATGGCAGGGTGGGTGACATCATGCATCTTCTTGCAGCTCGATCCGGGACGCAGGCAGGGCGACACAGCGACATCATGGGCATGCGGTACTAGGCTGGTGCATAGAGAAGGGGGAGCAACATTTTTGGTGCTCCGCGCCCTATCGGATTCAGCAACGTTTTGTCACCAGTCATCATGCCCGGCTCTGGATCGGAGCGTGCATCTATTATTCCAGCCCAGCGGCATCTTCTCTCGGGCACCGCAGATTAATATAGATAATCTCGAGGATCGCTCTGCATAATTACTTGGCGCCAGCCAAAGGAACCCAACCAATGCAAACAACAGAAACagcacaactttttttttgtctgcTTCCCTGTTTCCCTTTTGAATCTAGGAGCACTTGGAATTTGCGTGGATTTCATACAATTTGTGCTCTCTttgttttagaaaatgtttatTCGATGAGATACGTAATTCCATTTGAATCCCTGCAGCTCATTATAGGCTTGATGGACATTTGCTCGTACTCCCTTCATTCaaaattattagttatttttagcttttctagatgcatagttttaattatgcaTCTTAAACATATGTTATTTCTAGTTGTATAGCAATATTTATGTATCTTAAAAAAAGttcaaaatgactaataatttagaacAGATGAAGTAGCTTTTATAAGTTGGGTGGTGGTTGGATTGTTGAAAACTGGACGATTTAGATCAATCAGAGTTTGTTTTAGCAGCTTTGTTTCTATTAGCTCCGGCTGATCCAAGCGGGCCCTAGTTGGATATTGATATCCCGGCTCTTCACAGCAGGATGGTATGTTCATACATGTACCTCTAGATATGCATGATGCAAGATGGTACTGAAAAAGCCTGGCTCCACCTCAACCGATGCCCATTTCCATACCAAGCCACACACATGCATCTGTTGTCTGGATTCAATTCCTAGATATAAAAGTCGCCTGCAATTTCAGAGAGTTTGCGCGGCGGTTTATATTGATTGTGGACGCCTGTTCCCAGCTCCCCCGTTCACCAAACTTTGGCCAAATTCGCAACTAACCAATTTACTGCCTGCACAAGATGAAAAACGTGCAAACCAGTGTCAGACAGGCCTACCCTGCACGCTGTGTCACACACGCAAAAGGAGCTAAAAAATTATTACAgttaaaatttataaaaaagcAACAGAAgcaggaggagagagagagatggagactAGAGAGAGAAAGGCTGCGGCCTTTGGAGCCACCTCCATCTTCCCCTGTCCCTCTCCCTCCACCATCCTCCTCTGAACCTTCTCAATCTTCCCCTCTACCACGTGGAGTATAACACGCGCAGGCACATGAACCACCACCTCGGCGACTTCCTCTCCTCCTGCGCGTGCACAGCTCCACCCCAGGCcggccacctcgccggcggcggccgctggcCAGGCTGCCCGCCTGCTCCCTCCGCGTAATGCCTCGTCTCTTCTCGGTTTGCGTCGGTTACCTTGTTGTCAGGGGGGGGAATATTTGTGCTTGCTAGCTGTTGTtcgccgtcggcggcgaccggcgagtTTGTGGCCAGGGATGGGGAGTTTTTTTTGCGTTTTGgggagttctgggtggatgtgGATCTTTGACGGTTTTGGCAGGAAAGGAAACGGCTTTGTTGGTCTTGGCGTGTCAGTTTGGCTCGGTTTGAGATTTTTTTCCCTCTCCTTGTTTTCGATTTGTTCTGGACGAAAAGCCGGCAACGGCTTGCTTAGCTTCTTGGTGCAGACACCTGGGTCCTGGGGCTTCACCTGTTTATAGTTGGAATTTCTTGGCATATAAATTTGTGTGTTTTCCTGGGCTCCTGCAATGCCGAACAGCTAGTTGTTTGGGCGTTCGAGGCGGAGCTTCCGCCTTTGGGATCAGGCTGGGATTGCGATGCGATTCTTTGGGTGCTTCTGCTGGTGAAGAAGCCCCTTTCGATCGATCAATCGAGGTAGTATTTGCCCGCGGAAGAAATGCCATGGTTTTCGGCAATTTGTTCCGTTTCGTCTTTGATTCAGTTAGGATTCTCTTTCTGCTGTCATCCGTGGAATTTTGGTGGGGACGTGAGTCCAAGTCTTTCGGATTCTTGTTGTGCCTATTCGTTTTCTCTTCGTTTTGAAAtgattctttatttcttttaggaaaaaaaaaactctttctGAGATGTTCTTGGCTAGGATGAAGACTAAGATCCAGGTCTTGTGGTAGCTTCAGTCCCGGCTATTTTAGTCTCCATTGTGGGTTTCTGTGTTCTTTGCCTCTTTAAAGCTTAAACAATTTCTGTTAGTGCCGTTAAGTCAACTTGTTGGGCTGAAGAGTTCAAGGAGCAATTAAAACTTTGCAGAATCTTTGTGTTTATATATTGTTTTTTTAATCTGCAGTGCTAGTTGTTTCTGAAGACTTTCAAAGTACTTTCGTTCTtatattattttaatttatttagaTTCTTTTTCGTAGCTGTTTGCTGCGCAAAACAACTGTTTATGTTATGAGCTGCTTGATTTCTAATGGTCAGAAAATGGATTTCGGTGCAGGCTGTAATAGGGAGTGAGTGGACTACGCGTCGGTGATTAGTAGGCCACCAATAATATCATCTCTTCTGGGCTTATTTGGCCCCATTTGTCATCAGGTAGTTTGAGCTCCAAGCCTTCATATGATTTCTGGCTTCTATCTTCGCACTAAGAGAACTGTgcgttttttcttcttccaaTGTTACGTGCTTTTTCGATTGTGCGTCTTTTTTTCATATCACTGCATGTAGTATTTTGTTAGTCCTTCAAGGCATTCATCAACTTGCGGATCCAGTGTTCTGAACAATATTATTATTCCTACTTCAGTAATGGCCTAGTACTAGTTGTTACTATTATTAGATTACAAACGCATAAATCCATCTCTTTTTGGTTTATTTAGTTCATTTGTGAAAGCATTCCAGATAGGTGTAGCTAATCTCTCTGTGGCATTTCTGTTTTGCAGCTTCCTGAAATCTAAGTTCTGGTCAAATGCTGTGAAGAAGAAATCCTACTGTGCTGAACAAATTCAGCTTTTAACCACTATGGGTGCCTGCGTATCTTCAAGCAAAAAGCGGAGATCGCAAAGATTGTGTTGTATATATAGGCGTTACCGTGGCAAGGTTTTAAGCACTACGCCTATCGTACGCGCTAGTGATGTGGAAAACTTTGCTTCTTCTGGAGAAGTAGTCCACTTAGGGGCTTCTGCAGCCACTCGGCAGAGATCCGATGGCTCGAACGTCACATTCCACCTAACACAATTGCAATGGCATCATAGTGAGCTGGACACGGAGAATGGAAATGGTAACCTTTTGTTCCTTGCATATGTTTTAGTAAGGAGAAGTCTTGCAAGAGCTAGGCTAAATCTTCAGTATTTTTCCTGTTGGTCCAGTTGTGTGTCAAGAAGAAGCATGGTTCGACTCTGTTAGTATTTTGGGGTCTGACTCTGATGAAGACTTCAGCAGTGTCAATGGAGGTTTGTATTGCTTTTCAGCCATCTCGATTGTTGTTAAAACTACAGATTTGACGCATGGTATTCAGACATTTTTGTTAAAAAGGCAATTTACATTCAGGCTTGATCTTTTCTTGCAGACCTCCCTGCTATGCCAAATTCAACAGGTACCCAATTGATGCAGTGCGAAGGTGCTTCATCCATTGCTGATGCCATACAAAAGTTTGAAAGGATTTTTGATGGTTCAAGTGTCGCTCAAGCTGTTGGACAGTACCTGAAAAGAGATGCAAACAAAATAGAAACAGAAAGGCCTAAGGTTGCAAGCCCGGAAGCATGTGATGTCACTAGTGGAAAGGCTGATGAAGGAAAGACACGAAATGAGGGTATACAAATTCTTACAAAACTTAGAAGAGGCGAGGATGCATGTAATACCTTGAAGCCTTTCAAAGATGGAGAGAAGCCTCATGAAAGCATCTTCAAAACTTTGACACCGGTGTGCACGCCTCGTCATGCTAACAAGGTCCAACCATTGGCGGTAGCAAGTCCGCGGGGCCAAAAGAAGAAATCAGCAGTTGTCAGGCTTTCTTTCAAGAGGCAATCTTTCGATGGAGAACAAACTACTGAAATATGTAGGTTTTGCTCAGATGTGTTCATCTTTTGCTTCCACTGAACTGAGGTTTCAAGGAATAACAGCACGATTGATATTAAATTTCTAATTGCAGGTTCCTCTAGGAGGTACTTGATCCGTCCACGTGCTGGATTATTGGTTCCACAAGCCGGTGAGAAAATTTCTGAAGGTTGTTGGTCTGTGCTTGAGCCTTCGACCTTCAATTTGCGAGGGGAAAGTTTTTTCAAGTAAGAGTTGCTCCGCAAATGCTTGTAATGTCTCATGAACTTGGTTTtgattttatattaatttggaGGTAATTGCAGGGACAAAAGGAAGTCTCCTGCTCCAGGTTGTTCTCCATACAGTCCATTTGGTGTGGACATATTCATGTCCCCGAGGAAAATACACCACATTGCCCAGCATATTGAGCTTCCATCTGTAAAGCCAAATGAAAAAATTCCTTCACTACTTATCGTAAATATTCAGGTATAATCACCAGACTTTGTGCCTTAACATTTAACATGTTAATTTTTCCAATGACTACAAATACGTGTGCCATGCAGATGCCTACATACCCTGCTGCTATGTTCCTTGGTGATAGTGACGGGGAAGGGATTAATCTAGTGCTATATTTCAAACTGAATGACAACTTTGATAAAGAAATTTCTCCTCAGTTTCATGACAGCATCAAGGTAAACTTAGTTGTTGTTGGATGCAATCTCCTTTTCACAAATAGCTGATGCCTACTAACTGACACCTGAACCATACTGAATTTCTGTCTCTTGGTTTGTTGTTTCCAGAGACTTGTAAACGATGAGATAGAAAAGGTCAAGGGTTTCCCAATGGACTCAACAGTCCCTTTCAGAGAAAGGTTGAAAATATTGGCAGGGCTGGTTAACCCAGATGACATGAATCTGAGTTCTGCTGAGAGGAAGCTTGTGCAGGCTTACAACGAAAAGCCAGTCCTCTCAAGGCCTCAACACAGCTTTTATGTGGTAAGTTGCTTTGCTCGATATGGTTCTACTTCTCAATTTCTTTCATATAGACTCTTACATGACATGTGGGGTCGATGCAGGGATCAAATTACTTGGAAATTGACCTTGATGTACACCGGTTTAGCTTTATCTCAAGGAAAGGGCTCGAAGCATTCCGAGAACGATTGAAACATGGCGTAGTTGATCTCGGCCTAACCATACAGGTAGGTTCTTGGTCCTTTCTGCTTTCTTTATTTGTTATATGCAACTTGATGCCACAAAAATAAAATGGCATTAGTTACGCAAAATTGTCACTCTGTTAAGTTAAAGATTCAGACTAATTTCTTAATGAGCTGAACATACTGACCATTTTACACAGGCGCAGAAGCAGGAGGAGCTTCCTGAACATGTATTGTGCAGTGTAAGGCTAAACAAAATTGATTTTGTCGACAACGGCCAAATACCGACACTCCTGCCATGCGATGACGACTGACAATTGAACTGGCACCAAGTTAACTGAACCTGATGTTTCGGACAAGAACAGCGCTTGCAAGTTCTTGGAAGGGAGGAGGCATGGTGGTTAGGCTCTGCGAGATGAACAGCTCTGTAGAAGACCACGTGTATAGTCATGTTCTTTGGCATTCTTTCTGGTGTTGTGAGTCAAATTCTGAAGTTGATTTGCGAACCGGGAGGGAATGCCACCAAGACGTCAATGTATTTATTCAATTTATCTGTTCTCGGTCTGATGATTTGAGGCATTGCTGAAATCTGGGTTACCCACCTTCGTTGTGATGGCATGATGTCCTCTGTTCTTTTAAAAAGgaaatttttttgtttaacaaaagaaaatttgagTTTCTTTACTTGAACTTTGTGggagtctttttttttcaaaaacataAACCAAGATATATTCCCCCTGTATAAGGTATGGTGTTTTACATAAGTAAAATAGAGTGAATTGACTTTAAAATATATTATGAAAATTTCCATATCAATTTGGTTCTAGATTTGAGGTTTACTTTTTATGTTTTTCATGATTATACACCTGATTGTGTGTTTGCGCTTGATACCTCTCCAACTTGTAATTTTTGCTTTCTTACCAAAACCATGTAATTTCTGCTCATGGTGAATAGCAGCAAAGCAGCAAGGTTTTGAAATAGGGGAAGTTAACTGACCTTATGATAGACAAACGCAAGAAATTGATGCAGCAATTGGATGGCAAAAAATCGGAAACCACTTTTTGAAGCTTCCCATGGATATTATCAACACAAGTGAGCACAAAAAGATCTTGTACAACAACAATAACGATAGTGTTGTCTAGTTCAGGTAGAGCAAATTTGGTTGCATGAAACCTGAACGTGCTACAGCAGCTCTAACGCTGATGGCAGGAGGCCGACTGTCTGTCCAGCTCCAGCCTTAAAAAAACACCTGCTCATCAGGAGGAACTCATGATCCGAGTCCGACCCCTTTCATCCCTTTGATTTGCCTGCAGCATCTTCCTTCCTGTTTGTTCTGTGGTACAAATAATCTGATGGCCGTCTGATTCTGATCGTGTCGTGCCTATATTATCATCAGTGATGCTCCTTCTTGCTTCCTGTAAACAACAAGGATCCAATGCAATGGCAGTTGGTCATGGCGGTTTCAGTTTCAGAGAATTTCATTCCAGTTTGTGAATCAGAAGGTACCTCGCTTGAACCATGACCGCCGGCCAGCTCGCCGGATGTGCTGCTCGTGGTTCTGCAGGAACTCATCGATGCGCCGTGGCTGCGACAGCAGCGGCCCTGAGAAGTCCACCCTATCCACCTTCCCCTTGTACTTCTGAAAATGAAAAATTCAGAGAAGCAAAATTCAGCAAAAGAGACTATCAAAATTCAGAACACAACACTAAAAATGAAATGCTTGTGCGTAGTGAGACTGTGAGACCTTTCCGTTCTTGAGCTGCTTGGCGTCAAGCGTCTGCCTGAACCTGCTGTTGTAAGCTTCGGAGGCGCTGAAGGCGTCAGCAACCTGTGCCCACTGCTTGATTATCTCCTGCTTCTCCACCTCGTATGGtgccgcggtggtggcggtggccgccgccgccgacgttcTCGCGGCGTCTCCGCCGACATTGTTGTTGGCGCCTGCCCCCTTGGAGCCGCTCCTCTTCGtcaccgcggccgccgccgtggcgtcgGGCCGGGGCTTCTTTGCCCAGGCGAAGCCGGTGGACGCGGCGAGCTGCACGGGGCCGGAGAGCGGGAGGCGGTCCGCGACCCGGGGCGCCTCCTTGAAGCTGCTGGACACGGTCCTGGCGCACggtgccgcgtcgccgccgtcggcgtcggcgtcgccgtGCCGCTTGCTGATCGCTGGCACGGGCTCCAGGTCGACGAACAGCCGCGACTCGCCGtcgttcctcgccgccgccgcgccgccgccgccggccacaacAGGCGGCAGCGATTCCTCGGCGTGCACGTGGCTCTGGTTGGCGTCCTGCAGCTGCATGCTCTTGTgccccctcgccggccgcctcgccgcctcgccggcgtggcTCCGGGCGTTGCTCCTCCTCCTAGACTCTTCCCGGAACTTGGCGCCCATCTCCTTGTTGGGCGCGTACTTGGGCAGGCTCGCCGGGTCGCAGGCGTACGGCGCCGTGGCGAAGTACTCGGcgtcgagggcggcggcggcggtgccgcggccggcggggtCGAGGGAGAGGAGCGTGGCGAGGAGGCGGAACGCGTGGTCGGGCATGCAGCCGGCGAAGGCCTCCCGG
The nucleotide sequence above comes from Panicum virgatum strain AP13 chromosome 3K, P.virgatum_v5, whole genome shotgun sequence. Encoded proteins:
- the LOC120699887 gene encoding uncharacterized protein LOC120699887, producing the protein MGACVSSSKKRRSQRLCCIYRRYRGKVLSTTPIVRASDVENFASSGEVVHLGASAATRQRSDGSNVTFHLTQLQWHHSELDTENGNVVCQEEAWFDSVSILGSDSDEDFSSVNGDLPAMPNSTGTQLMQCEGASSIADAIQKFERIFDGSSVAQAVGQYLKRDANKIETERPKVASPEACDVTSGKADEGKTRNEGIQILTKLRRGEDACNTLKPFKDGEKPHESIFKTLTPVCTPRHANKVQPLAVASPRGQKKKSAVVRLSFKRQSFDGEQTTEICSSRRYLIRPRAGLLVPQAGEKISEGCWSVLEPSTFNLRGESFFKDKRKSPAPGCSPYSPFGVDIFMSPRKIHHIAQHIELPSVKPNEKIPSLLIVNIQMPTYPAAMFLGDSDGEGINLVLYFKLNDNFDKEISPQFHDSIKRLVNDEIEKVKGFPMDSTVPFRERLKILAGLVNPDDMNLSSAERKLVQAYNEKPVLSRPQHSFYVGSNYLEIDLDVHRFSFISRKGLEAFRERLKHGVVDLGLTIQAQKQEELPEHVLCSVRLNKIDFVDNGQIPTLLPCDDD